A region of Fibrobacter succinogenes subsp. succinogenes S85 DNA encodes the following proteins:
- a CDS encoding endo-1,4-beta-xylanase, whose translation MKSKYLKGLLAAALLGGAVSSYAGPGLADGAAKFIGNITQSNSVGSDFTALWNQATAENGCKWGSVEGTRGRYNWGACDAAYNWAKQNGGHFKFHALVWGSQYPNWLNGLSTDETKKAITAWFDAVKEHYPDLEMIDVVNEAIRTGNNSYHSPYGKNNNIIPALGGDNGGNYQFVTTAFKMARERWPKAILIYNDYNTVQWNKDQGIQLIQTIKKNGAPVDAYGLQAHDMMSQGGGQGGTGGGGVCLNINTLKSVLKEIWDKTQTPMFISEYDIATTDDNIQKQCYSEQISHFMENEHIAGITIWGYIYGRTWLDCNGTASGCSGIVKNGQDRAALKWMREYLKSNKGVNTTGLNTGVLTPVDPVPQEPFKGEALAVPGKIEVEDFDKPGQGKNEDGTSNESYGDDSENHGDSDYRKDTGADLYKKATGVALGYNTTGDWYEYTINIAEAGDYTAIASVATEGTGAFTLSLDGKSLAEFEVTGTSYDDFSDVKKKVTLPAGKHVLRLDVTQQYFDIDYINFVKGEVADNPGGNDNPGGGDEPGPGVGIKTSVQYQAPRIGSYDVFDANGVRLGRMNAYSMSEAAQILKSSNDVKNNGIYMLRSVQSGAVKSVRISR comes from the coding sequence ATGAAATCAAAATATTTGAAAGGTTTATTGGCTGCTGCACTTTTGGGTGGTGCAGTAAGTTCTTACGCAGGTCCAGGCCTTGCCGATGGCGCGGCCAAGTTCATTGGTAACATTACCCAGAGTAATAGTGTCGGCTCAGACTTTACTGCGCTCTGGAACCAGGCTACGGCCGAAAACGGCTGTAAGTGGGGTTCCGTCGAAGGTACTCGTGGCCGTTACAACTGGGGTGCCTGCGATGCTGCCTATAACTGGGCAAAGCAGAACGGGGGTCACTTCAAGTTCCACGCTTTGGTGTGGGGCTCCCAGTATCCGAACTGGCTCAATGGCCTTAGCACAGACGAAACGAAGAAGGCGATTACCGCCTGGTTCGATGCGGTCAAGGAACATTACCCCGATCTCGAAATGATCGACGTGGTGAACGAAGCTATCCGCACGGGCAACAACAGCTATCATTCTCCTTATGGCAAGAACAACAACATCATTCCGGCACTCGGTGGCGATAATGGTGGCAATTACCAGTTCGTAACGACCGCCTTCAAGATGGCGCGCGAACGTTGGCCGAAGGCTATCCTCATTTATAACGACTATAACACGGTTCAGTGGAACAAGGATCAGGGCATTCAGCTTATCCAGACCATCAAGAAAAACGGTGCTCCGGTTGACGCATACGGCTTGCAGGCCCACGACATGATGAGCCAGGGCGGTGGCCAGGGCGGTACCGGTGGCGGCGGCGTCTGCTTGAACATCAATACGCTCAAGAGTGTTCTCAAGGAAATCTGGGACAAGACCCAGACCCCGATGTTCATCAGCGAATACGACATTGCAACTACCGACGACAATATCCAGAAGCAGTGCTACTCCGAACAGATTTCTCACTTCATGGAAAACGAACACATTGCCGGCATTACCATCTGGGGCTACATTTATGGTCGCACTTGGCTCGACTGTAACGGCACTGCGAGTGGCTGCTCCGGCATTGTCAAGAATGGCCAGGACCGCGCCGCTTTGAAGTGGATGAGGGAGTACCTCAAGAGCAACAAGGGCGTGAACACGACTGGCCTCAATACTGGTGTTCTCACTCCGGTTGACCCTGTTCCGCAGGAACCGTTCAAGGGCGAAGCTCTCGCTGTTCCGGGCAAGATTGAAGTCGAAGATTTCGATAAGCCGGGCCAGGGCAAGAACGAAGACGGTACGAGCAACGAATCCTATGGCGACGATTCCGAAAACCATGGCGACTCCGACTACCGCAAGGATACCGGTGCAGACCTTTACAAGAAGGCTACTGGCGTTGCTCTCGGCTACAACACTACGGGTGACTGGTACGAATACACCATCAACATTGCCGAAGCTGGCGACTACACCGCAATCGCTTCTGTTGCTACCGAAGGTACGGGCGCATTCACGCTCTCTCTCGATGGCAAGTCTCTCGCTGAATTCGAAGTCACTGGCACAAGCTACGACGACTTCTCCGACGTGAAGAAGAAGGTGACGCTCCCGGCCGGTAAGCACGTGCTCCGCCTCGATGTGACTCAGCAGTACTTCGACATCGACTACATCAACTTTGTGAAGGGCGAAGTTGCCGATAATCCGGGTGGTAATGACAATCCGGGTGGTGGCGATGAACCGGGTCCGGGTGTCGGTATTAAGACAAGTGTTCAGTACCAGGCTCCGAGAATCGGCAGCTACGACGTCTTCGACGCAAATGGTGTCCGCCTTGGCCGCATGAACGCTTACTCCATGAGCGAAGCCGCCCAGATTCTCAAGAGCTCTAACGATGTCAAGAACAACGGCATTTACATGCTCCGCTCTGTCCAAAGTGGTGCTGTGAAGTCCGTGCGTATCTCTCGCTAA
- a CDS encoding endo-1,4-beta-xylanase produces the protein MKSNFIKGILYAALMGGAVNSFAGPGMADGGAKFLGNITTRGQVQSDFGTYWNQITAENECKWASIEGTRGRYNWSGCDACYNWAKKNGGKFKFHALVWGSQYPNWLNGLSTDETKKAITAWFDAVAAHYPDLEMIDVVNEAIKSGGSYHSGYGRNNNIIPALGGDNGNYEFVATAFKMARERWPKAILIYNDYNTFRWQINEGIDLVNKLVKQGAPVDAYGQQAHDLTDMNANDFKSALNKIQNSVKNAKGEPMPLFITEYDIGTDNDNQQKQRYSEQIPAFWESPQVAGITLWGYIYGATWTTNGNSGLIKNGSDRPAMTWLKQYFKEHLKDGKDNTGLFAPYVPPEPVPRKPFKGSALAIPGKIEVEDFDITGVGETDGVSNVSYSDGDPENHGDSDYRKSDASDVDIYKKATGNIVGYNTTGDWLEYSVDIAEAGDYTATASVAADGSGSFKLSIDGKSVGEFDVTGSSWDNFIDVKKKVTLPAGKHTLRMDVTAQYFDIDYINFTKGDKEPPISIQTQVRYEYPEVSDYYVFDVNGVRIGRMSAYTMDEAVATLKNTSAIKVQGLYMLRSVKTGEVKSVRVAR, from the coding sequence ATGAAATCAAATTTCATTAAGGGTATATTGTATGCTGCACTTATGGGTGGAGCAGTTAATTCGTTTGCAGGCCCCGGTATGGCCGATGGCGGTGCAAAATTCCTAGGAAACATTACAACTCGTGGCCAGGTTCAGTCCGATTTCGGGACTTACTGGAACCAGATTACCGCCGAAAACGAATGCAAGTGGGCGTCCATCGAAGGCACTCGCGGTCGTTACAATTGGTCGGGCTGCGATGCTTGCTATAACTGGGCTAAAAAGAACGGAGGCAAGTTCAAGTTCCACGCTCTTGTGTGGGGCTCCCAGTACCCGAACTGGCTCAATGGCCTTAGCACGGACGAAACCAAGAAGGCGATTACCGCATGGTTCGATGCCGTTGCCGCTCATTACCCCGATCTCGAAATGATTGACGTGGTGAATGAAGCCATCAAGTCGGGTGGCAGCTACCATTCCGGTTATGGCAGAAACAATAATATTATTCCTGCTCTCGGTGGCGATAACGGCAACTACGAATTCGTGGCAACTGCATTCAAGATGGCGCGCGAACGTTGGCCGAAGGCTATCCTTATCTATAATGACTATAACACGTTCAGGTGGCAGATTAACGAAGGTATCGACCTCGTGAACAAGCTCGTGAAGCAGGGCGCTCCGGTCGATGCGTACGGTCAGCAGGCTCATGACTTGACCGACATGAACGCCAACGATTTCAAGAGCGCCTTGAACAAGATCCAGAACAGCGTCAAGAATGCCAAGGGCGAACCGATGCCGCTCTTCATTACCGAATACGATATCGGTACGGATAACGACAACCAGCAGAAACAGCGCTACTCCGAGCAGATCCCCGCATTCTGGGAATCTCCTCAGGTCGCGGGCATTACCCTCTGGGGCTACATCTACGGTGCTACCTGGACTACGAACGGAAACTCCGGTCTTATCAAGAATGGTAGCGACCGTCCGGCAATGACCTGGCTCAAGCAGTATTTCAAGGAACACCTCAAGGACGGTAAGGACAATACGGGCCTTTTTGCTCCGTATGTCCCGCCTGAGCCGGTGCCGCGCAAGCCGTTCAAGGGCTCTGCTTTGGCAATCCCGGGCAAGATTGAAGTTGAAGACTTTGATATTACCGGCGTCGGTGAAACGGATGGCGTCAGCAATGTGTCTTACAGCGATGGCGACCCGGAAAACCATGGTGATTCCGATTACCGCAAGAGCGATGCTTCCGATGTCGATATCTACAAGAAGGCAACTGGAAACATTGTCGGCTATAACACGACTGGTGACTGGCTCGAATACTCTGTCGACATTGCCGAAGCAGGTGACTACACGGCAACAGCTTCTGTCGCTGCAGACGGTTCCGGCTCCTTCAAACTTTCCATTGATGGGAAGTCTGTCGGTGAATTTGACGTGACGGGCTCTAGCTGGGACAATTTCATTGACGTGAAGAAGAAAGTGACGCTCCCGGCCGGTAAGCATACCCTCCGTATGGACGTGACAGCACAGTATTTCGATATCGATTACATCAACTTCACGAAGGGCGATAAAGAACCGCCAATCTCCATCCAGACCCAGGTCCGCTACGAATATCCGGAAGTGAGTGACTACTACGTCTTTGACGTGAACGGGGTACGCATCGGTCGCATGAGCGCCTACACTATGGACGAAGCCGTGGCAACTCTTAAGAATACGAGCGCCATCAAGGTCCAGGGCTTGTATATGCTCCGCTCCGTCAAAACGGGTGAAGTCAAGTCGGTCCGTGTAGCCCGCTAA
- a CDS encoding HD-GYP domain-containing protein yields MSNERAKILIVDDDAMNRVVLSDLLSDEYDIIEAKDGDEAIGILETTAKDITLVLLDMIMPGRDGLGVLEVMNEKGWIKGTPVVMISAETSTPQVERAFSLGVTDFIYRPFDQMVVQNRVRNTIGLYLKQMQLSELVTDKIYERTRNSDMLISILSHIVEFRNGESGQHVLHIKKITDILLRALLKRTKEYKITEEEIGTIATASSMHDIGKITIPDEILNKPGKLTKEEFDIMKQHSMNGAKMLDAIQFFKNEPLMKFAYDICRWHHERWDGRGYPDGLKGDEIPISAQVVSVADVYDALTSERCYKKAFSHEKALEMIRNNECGVFNPLLLECLGDVADTLPKELNDQRTSKLSDADFEKIARSIFESTENDTENIIYEQYLTEHKKSQFFASL; encoded by the coding sequence ATGAGCAACGAACGTGCAAAAATTTTGATTGTCGATGATGACGCCATGAACAGAGTCGTACTTTCGGATCTGCTCTCGGACGAATATGATATCATCGAAGCAAAAGACGGTGACGAGGCCATCGGGATTCTTGAAACAACGGCAAAAGATATTACGCTCGTCTTGCTGGACATGATTATGCCAGGACGTGACGGGCTCGGAGTTCTTGAAGTCATGAACGAAAAAGGGTGGATCAAAGGGACCCCAGTCGTCATGATTTCGGCAGAGACCTCAACGCCACAAGTAGAAAGAGCGTTCTCGCTCGGAGTGACCGATTTTATTTACCGCCCGTTCGACCAGATGGTCGTGCAAAACCGAGTCCGCAATACAATTGGGCTTTACCTAAAGCAGATGCAGCTTTCGGAACTTGTGACCGACAAGATTTACGAAAGGACGCGAAACAGCGACATGCTGATTTCCATCTTGAGCCACATTGTAGAATTCCGTAACGGCGAAAGCGGCCAGCACGTTCTGCACATCAAGAAGATTACAGACATTCTTTTACGCGCACTGCTCAAGCGCACCAAGGAATACAAGATTACCGAAGAGGAAATCGGCACGATTGCAACAGCATCTTCAATGCACGATATCGGCAAGATCACGATTCCCGATGAAATTTTGAACAAGCCCGGCAAGCTCACGAAAGAAGAATTTGACATCATGAAGCAGCACTCCATGAACGGAGCCAAGATGCTTGATGCCATCCAGTTCTTCAAAAATGAACCGCTCATGAAGTTCGCCTACGACATTTGCCGTTGGCACCATGAACGCTGGGATGGTCGCGGCTACCCCGACGGCCTCAAGGGTGACGAAATTCCTATCAGCGCACAGGTCGTTTCCGTTGCCGACGTGTACGACGCCCTCACCAGCGAACGATGCTACAAGAAAGCGTTTAGCCATGAAAAGGCTCTCGAGATGATCCGCAACAACGAATGCGGAGTCTTTAACCCGCTGCTCCTGGAATGTCTCGGAGATGTTGCCGATACATTGCCCAAGGAATTGAACGACCAACGCACAAGCAAGCTCAGCGATGCGGACTTTGAAAAGATTGCACGTTCCATTTTCGAAAGCACCGAGAATGATACGGAAAATATCATCTACGAACAGTACTTGACAGAACACAAGAAGAGCCAGTTCTTTGCTTCGTTGTAA
- a CDS encoding acyltransferase family protein has product MPKPANYFPAIDGLRLLASLNIVMLHLGSSNALMYMSDCKWVMPIISAPAFAAGIFYVLAGFLFASKYSDPDRSIPVIPFMFGRIAKLYRLHFFMTLLMFVLVVFKMSGYTHLPALSEIGDCASAGLAKMFHPWRSLIMHLTLTWSIVPDLGMKLNEPSWSLTSFFLCYAITPWFSRWLIKQNRRTLWILFGGVFVPGLLWAIVYGKTGNLWFDGFDAKYRFFHMFAPVRVFEYIFGMVLYRLYNEGVFDVFKKDYVSGLAQALLLLALYGSLFLMRPDANPGYNYFIHHSLPIFIYGMFVVSLLSGKGFLAKFFCIPLVRHIGRASFYPYLIHLPIITFAWGICNLNRPKNTILLLLFIYTVSTLYMEFKVWRRKKAKAKA; this is encoded by the coding sequence ATGCCGAAACCAGCAAATTATTTCCCCGCTATTGACGGTCTCCGTCTTCTCGCAAGCCTGAATATTGTCATGCTCCATTTGGGCAGTTCCAACGCCCTCATGTACATGTCCGATTGCAAGTGGGTGATGCCCATTATCTCTGCGCCTGCCTTTGCAGCGGGGATTTTCTATGTGCTGGCCGGTTTCCTTTTCGCAAGCAAGTACAGCGACCCGGACCGCAGTATCCCTGTCATTCCGTTTATGTTTGGCCGTATTGCAAAGCTTTACCGCTTGCACTTTTTCATGACGCTCCTCATGTTTGTGCTGGTCGTTTTCAAGATGAGCGGCTACACGCATTTGCCTGCGCTTTCTGAAATTGGTGATTGTGCTTCGGCGGGATTAGCTAAGATGTTCCACCCGTGGCGGAGCCTCATCATGCACCTCACGCTTACGTGGTCGATTGTTCCGGATCTCGGCATGAAGTTGAATGAACCGTCCTGGTCACTCACGAGCTTCTTCCTCTGCTATGCGATTACGCCGTGGTTCAGCCGTTGGCTTATCAAGCAGAACCGTCGTACGCTCTGGATTCTGTTCGGCGGTGTGTTCGTCCCGGGACTCCTTTGGGCTATCGTGTATGGCAAAACGGGCAATTTATGGTTTGATGGATTCGATGCCAAGTATCGTTTCTTCCACATGTTTGCGCCGGTGCGTGTCTTTGAATACATCTTTGGCATGGTGCTTTACCGCCTTTACAACGAGGGCGTCTTTGACGTTTTCAAGAAAGATTATGTGAGTGGCTTGGCGCAGGCTCTTTTACTCCTCGCACTTTATGGGAGCCTCTTCCTCATGCGTCCGGATGCCAATCCTGGCTATAATTATTTTATCCATCATAGCCTCCCGATTTTCATTTACGGCATGTTCGTGGTGAGTTTACTTTCGGGCAAGGGATTCTTGGCGAAGTTCTTTTGCATCCCGCTTGTGCGCCATATCGGTCGCGCTTCGTTCTACCCGTATTTGATTCATCTGCCTATCATCACGTTTGCGTGGGGCATTTGCAACCTGAACCGCCCGAAGAACACCATCCTTTTGCTCCTCTTCATTTACACTGTCAGCACACTTTACATGGAATTTAAAGTCTGGCGCCGCAAAAAAGCAAAAGCGAAGGCCTAA
- a CDS encoding response regulator, whose protein sequence is MSDSENQVAYAELFSEIFYEQFISAYYVNLLDFSYVVYYRKKGLEKKYGDGVNAVSALQKFISEDVHPEDRDVLKDMLSVAYVRGRLKKESSFSFVVREIVTGKERYCKLQVTRGRDEDHMAICFLNVDDEIRKRMKVEEGYRVIQALAMEFNALYRIDLDSEKMHSYVKSQTARIFEKELRGEMFYSEALKKYATEIVSSEDAKRVLTLASIESIRERFSRQSYFEVDYKNRDGRYFQMKFVRVSDEKSPVVVLGIADRDEEKRSDVMNREFSEIANALSVEYEIIYYVNLNDNSYDVFNQESSYIKLKLLMSRQNFFEECTRDIKKIIYPQDVERLISVMNKDFLLSQLEGDKTFSIEYRLMVNGEPQYYRLKALWSKAADDHIIIAVANIHKEVLARKERERNMERNFDIINVLATEFTSVYYVDLDTDTFTPYTVSDYAEVNYGKLYQHDKCYSKVFKAYVDGFVHELDKKRIGDFASIEHIKKLLEGQKSFIAHYRKYDTGGTRFSEIKFVKVGSQNETPRAVVVCFADKDAEILNRYVDSKLYEDYFGVYFVNLEDDTVRSIRESTVYEKGKTYGGFIKYSNAILEFSKEVLPEFRETWENMANVDFMRSYLADVDKREYSYRALKGEWRRVTTFVLERRNGVPVTFIMAFMFIDNITAQKMELDAKIAEQKQELEKQQKLLEQALVQAEKANNAKTMFLSNMSHDIRTPMNAIIGFTNLALNNLDDPVLVKNYLNKTVVSSTHLLSLINDILDMSRIESGKIRLEEVNCNLSEIMHDLNTIVLGQASEKQQNLYMDTFNIENELVICDKLRLHQMLINLLSNAVKFTPVGGNIHVFVRQTASDENTGTYEFHVKDDGIGMSPEFLKVLYQPFERERTSTISKTQGTGLGMSITKKIVDMMGGSIDVVSAPNQGTEFIVHLKLKIQDTSANLTNLDALQNARALVVASDYNACSSATNLLRRLGMRAEWTMYGREAVLRAKEAVDRHECYSVIILDDLLLDMESVEAVEQLRMIPGSDNPIIVMASYDCANIEKSAREAGVTAFISKPLFLTEMHDVLARAIGVLKDEVKIEVDDTSCFAGKKILLVEDNELNREIAQSVLGEMGFGVDCAEDGRVALNVLEKAKPGAYDLILMDMQMPVMDGLEATRRIRAMRDDYFKKVPIVAMTANAFEEDRKAALDAGMNEHVAKPIDVEKLKKVLRKFLG, encoded by the coding sequence ATGAGTGATAGTGAAAATCAGGTTGCATACGCTGAACTGTTCTCGGAAATATTTTACGAACAGTTCATTTCCGCATATTATGTGAATTTGCTGGATTTCTCGTATGTCGTTTACTATCGCAAAAAGGGCCTTGAAAAAAAGTATGGCGATGGCGTTAACGCCGTATCTGCCCTCCAGAAGTTTATTTCCGAAGATGTCCATCCCGAAGACCGCGATGTGCTGAAGGATATGCTATCTGTAGCTTATGTACGTGGCCGCCTTAAAAAAGAAAGCAGTTTCTCGTTTGTGGTGCGTGAGATTGTAACAGGCAAGGAACGCTATTGCAAGCTCCAGGTGACCCGTGGCCGCGATGAAGACCACATGGCCATCTGCTTCTTGAATGTCGATGACGAAATCCGCAAACGCATGAAGGTCGAGGAAGGCTACCGCGTTATCCAGGCCCTTGCCATGGAATTCAATGCACTTTACCGCATCGATCTTGATTCGGAAAAAATGCATTCCTATGTCAAGTCGCAGACGGCACGCATTTTTGAAAAAGAGCTTCGCGGTGAAATGTTTTATTCCGAGGCGTTAAAAAAATACGCTACTGAAATTGTATCTAGCGAAGATGCCAAGCGAGTCTTGACGTTGGCGTCAATCGAGAGCATTCGTGAAAGATTTTCGAGGCAGAGCTACTTCGAGGTGGACTACAAGAATCGCGATGGCCGCTATTTCCAGATGAAATTCGTTCGGGTTTCCGACGAAAAATCGCCTGTGGTCGTGCTTGGCATTGCAGACCGCGACGAAGAAAAACGTTCGGATGTGATGAACCGCGAATTTTCCGAAATCGCTAATGCGTTGAGCGTCGAATACGAAATCATCTATTACGTGAACTTGAATGACAATTCGTACGACGTGTTCAACCAGGAAAGTAGCTACATCAAGCTCAAGCTCCTGATGAGCCGCCAGAATTTTTTCGAAGAATGTACGAGAGACATCAAGAAGATTATCTACCCGCAAGATGTTGAACGGTTGATTTCGGTCATGAATAAGGATTTTTTGCTCTCTCAGCTTGAGGGCGACAAAACCTTTTCAATCGAATACAGGCTTATGGTCAATGGCGAGCCTCAATACTACCGCCTCAAGGCGCTTTGGTCCAAGGCCGCTGACGATCATATTATTATCGCTGTTGCCAATATCCACAAGGAAGTCCTTGCCCGTAAAGAGCGCGAACGCAACATGGAACGCAACTTCGACATTATCAATGTGCTTGCGACGGAATTCACCTCAGTCTACTATGTCGATCTTGATACGGATACGTTTACGCCTTACACGGTGAGCGACTATGCTGAAGTCAATTACGGAAAGCTGTATCAACACGATAAATGTTATTCTAAAGTGTTCAAGGCGTATGTTGACGGATTTGTCCATGAACTCGATAAGAAAAGAATTGGTGATTTTGCTTCTATTGAACATATCAAGAAACTGCTTGAAGGCCAAAAATCGTTTATAGCGCACTACAGAAAATACGATACTGGAGGAACCCGTTTTAGCGAGATAAAGTTCGTGAAAGTCGGTTCGCAAAATGAAACGCCGCGTGCTGTTGTAGTTTGTTTTGCCGACAAGGATGCCGAAATTCTAAACCGCTATGTTGATAGCAAGCTTTATGAAGATTATTTTGGCGTTTATTTTGTGAATCTCGAAGACGATACTGTCCGCAGTATCCGTGAATCGACGGTTTACGAGAAAGGTAAAACTTATGGCGGCTTTATCAAGTACAGTAACGCTATTCTTGAGTTCAGCAAGGAGGTCTTGCCGGAGTTCCGCGAAACTTGGGAAAACATGGCGAACGTTGATTTTATGCGTTCATACTTGGCAGATGTCGATAAGCGCGAGTACAGCTACCGTGCGCTCAAGGGTGAATGGCGTCGCGTGACGACGTTTGTCCTGGAACGTAGAAATGGCGTGCCGGTGACCTTTATTATGGCGTTCATGTTCATTGACAATATAACCGCTCAAAAAATGGAACTGGACGCAAAGATTGCTGAACAGAAGCAGGAACTTGAGAAACAGCAGAAACTTCTGGAACAGGCTCTTGTGCAGGCAGAGAAGGCGAACAACGCAAAGACGATGTTTCTTTCTAACATGTCGCATGACATCCGCACGCCGATGAATGCCATTATCGGTTTTACAAACCTTGCGCTGAATAATTTGGATGACCCTGTGCTGGTCAAGAATTATTTGAACAAGACTGTCGTTTCGAGTACGCATTTGCTCTCGCTCATCAATGATATTCTCGATATGAGCCGCATTGAGTCGGGCAAGATTCGGCTTGAAGAGGTAAACTGCAACTTGTCCGAAATCATGCATGACCTGAATACGATTGTTTTAGGTCAGGCGAGTGAAAAACAGCAAAACCTTTACATGGATACGTTCAATATCGAGAACGAACTTGTTATTTGTGACAAGCTGCGCTTGCATCAGATGCTGATCAACCTGCTTTCAAATGCGGTCAAGTTTACGCCGGTTGGCGGGAACATTCATGTGTTTGTCCGCCAGACGGCTAGCGACGAAAATACGGGAACGTATGAGTTCCATGTCAAGGACGATGGCATCGGCATGAGTCCGGAATTCTTGAAAGTCCTGTACCAACCGTTTGAACGCGAACGCACCTCAACGATTTCCAAGACGCAAGGGACTGGGCTTGGAATGTCTATCACCAAGAAAATTGTTGATATGATGGGAGGCTCTATAGATGTCGTCAGTGCGCCTAATCAGGGAACGGAATTCATCGTTCATCTGAAACTGAAAATTCAGGATACTTCTGCGAACTTGACGAATCTTGATGCTTTGCAAAATGCCCGCGCCCTTGTTGTCGCAAGTGATTACAATGCGTGCTCCAGTGCCACGAATCTTCTGCGCCGTTTGGGAATGCGTGCGGAATGGACTATGTATGGCCGCGAAGCGGTATTGCGAGCCAAGGAAGCTGTTGACCGTCACGAATGCTATTCTGTGATTATCCTAGACGACCTATTGCTTGATATGGAAAGTGTCGAAGCGGTGGAACAGTTGCGTATGATCCCTGGAAGCGATAATCCGATTATCGTCATGGCGTCCTATGACTGTGCAAACATTGAAAAAAGTGCGCGCGAAGCGGGTGTGACTGCGTTTATAAGCAAACCGCTATTCCTCACGGAAATGCATGATGTCTTGGCACGTGCCATAGGCGTTTTAAAGGACGAAGTGAAAATTGAGGTTGATGATACTTCTTGCTTTGCCGGGAAGAAAATTCTTCTCGTCGAAGACAATGAGCTTAATCGTGAAATCGCACAAAGTGTTCTTGGTGAAATGGGCTTTGGGGTGGACTGTGCCGAAGATGGCCGTGTCGCCTTGAACGTGCTAGAAAAGGCTAAGCCGGGCGCCTATGACTTGATTTTGATGGATATGCAGATGCCTGTGATGGACGGTCTCGAAGCGACTAGGCGTATTCGAGCAATGCGCGATGATTACTTTAAGAAAGTCCCGATTGTGGCAATGACCGCAAATGCGTTTGAAGAAGACCGCAAGGCCGCACTCGATGCTGGTATGAACGAACATGTCGCAAAACCCATTGACGTCGAAAAACTCAAAAAAGTCCTTCGTAAATTCTTAGGATAA